A portion of the Algisphaera agarilytica genome contains these proteins:
- a CDS encoding undecaprenyl-diphosphate phosphatase, which translates to MTWWQAIILGVVEGLTEYLPVSSTGHLLVVQALLGIGTESAEANAAANAYAICIQGGAIIAVLGLYWRRVKQCSIGWAGKVGVGRGDEAGFRIGLNMLVAFMPAAVIGLLFDDWIEEKLFGMWPIVIAWFVGGVAILATVWWKKRKGDTGEKGQGLDAMTWRMALAIGLIQCIAMWPGTSRSLVTIVGGVLVGMSLASAVEFSFLLGVITLCAATVYKAVLDTAVVMVDGQPQEMMMVLAMAEQYGWANMIIGSVAAWASAVAAVTWMVAYLKKHGMEVFGYYRIAIAVIVAGLLLGGVLEASQH; encoded by the coding sequence ATGACATGGTGGCAAGCGATCATTCTCGGCGTGGTGGAGGGGCTGACCGAGTATCTGCCGGTGAGCTCGACCGGGCACCTGCTGGTGGTGCAGGCCCTCCTGGGCATCGGGACCGAGTCGGCCGAGGCCAACGCGGCGGCGAATGCGTACGCGATCTGTATCCAGGGCGGGGCGATCATCGCCGTGCTCGGGCTGTACTGGCGGCGGGTCAAGCAGTGTTCGATCGGCTGGGCGGGCAAGGTCGGCGTCGGCCGTGGCGACGAGGCGGGCTTCCGCATCGGGCTGAACATGCTCGTGGCGTTCATGCCCGCGGCGGTGATCGGCCTGCTGTTTGACGACTGGATCGAAGAGAAGCTGTTCGGCATGTGGCCGATCGTGATCGCGTGGTTTGTCGGCGGCGTCGCGATCCTCGCCACGGTGTGGTGGAAGAAACGCAAGGGCGACACCGGCGAAAAGGGCCAGGGCCTCGACGCGATGACCTGGCGGATGGCGCTGGCGATCGGGTTGATCCAGTGCATCGCGATGTGGCCGGGCACGAGCCGATCGCTGGTAACGATCGTCGGCGGCGTGCTCGTGGGTATGTCGCTCGCCTCGGCGGTGGAGTTCAGCTTCCTGCTGGGCGTCATTACGCTGTGCGCCGCGACGGTGTACAAGGCGGTGCTCGACACGGCGGTCGTCATGGTCGACGGCCAACCGCAGGAGATGATGATGGTCTTGGCGATGGCCGAGCAGTACGGCTGGGCGAACATGATCATCGGCAGCGTCGCCGCCTGGGCCTCGGCCGTGGCGGCAGTGACCTGGATGGTCGCCTACCTCAAGAAGCACGGCATGGAAGTCTTCGGCTACTACCGCATCGCCATCGCGGTGATTGTGGCGGGGTTGTTGTTGGGTGGCGTGTTAGAGGCATCGCAGCACTGA
- the metH gene encoding methionine synthase → MSLFTQQLQKRVLFLDGAMGTSIHNIEDLDLERDYLGRENCTEVLLLTRPEVIQGIHESFLEAGSDAVETDSFNAQLHTMEDQDLVDEVYKLNVLAAQVARKACDKYATPERPKFVVGSMGPGTKLVTLGNIGWDEMLKSYEEQVRGLLDGGADVLLLETAQDILQVKCALNAALNVLEEKGLKPDTGTPESIADETSIPIMVQVTIEQFGTTLVGTDMAGVVAALRDYPIYSLGMNCATGPVEMAEHVNYLAKNWDRGISLLPNAGLPTLVEGKTIFPLQPEPFAEKMADFVKTAGLNVVGGCCGTTPGHIKALTEHVGLDTPPAEVEKKPWKPQIASLMGAVEYRQDNSILNVGERTNASGSRKFKRLLEEENWDEIMSLAKEMVREGSHVIDVNVDYAGRDNVADMQKIVGLLVQQVNAPLMLDSTQPATIEAGLKAAGGKCLINSGNLEDGEEKFAVMCNLAKQYGAGLVLGCIDEDPEEAMARTRERKLSIAERMHKLATEKYGLKEEDLMFDPLVLPVSTGMEQDKHSGLETIEGTRLISERFPNCQITCGLSNISFGLKPAARQVLNSVFLYELVQAGMTSAILHVSKILPKNRIPEEQWDAALDVLYARDAASPVTLEDGSETTDPLQIFINLYPDGAEVQSTKVDLADLPLEERLRKHIIDGEKQGLEETLDEAREKYPPLDIVNDHLLDGMRVVGDLFGSGQMQLPFVLQSAQVMKAAVACLEPYMEKTDDAGKGTMLLATVRGDVHDIGKNLVDIILTNNGYTVHNIGIKVPINEIVAKYHETKPDAIGLSGLLVKSVNVMEENLKELNSLGIQVPMILGGAALQRSYCEGHLRDTYEGKTYHGTDAFEGLRLMDYVCANRFDELEAEIEERKTKREVKEEKVAELQARADERKAADGGVATLPARSDTKILDDVPTPPFYGSRVVEDIDLDQIYPYVNETALFKTQWQFVRGSKSSAEYDAQLEDEVRPIFDRYKRDMKAQNILQGKVVYGFWPCNADGDDLVIYDPEDHDKEIERFTNFPRQHERKRLCISDFFLPVDSGKKDVLPLQCVTMGQEISRVAKEYFDADNYTEYLYAHGMGVECAEALAELWHKRIRAELGIGNDDSPKIKQLFTQKYRGSRYSFGYPSCPEMQDQEILFRLLKPERIGCELTENWQIDPEQSTSAIVVHHPDAKYFNL, encoded by the coding sequence ATGAGCCTCTTCACCCAACAACTGCAGAAACGCGTCCTCTTCCTCGACGGCGCGATGGGCACCTCGATCCACAACATCGAGGACCTGGACCTCGAGCGTGACTACCTCGGCCGGGAGAACTGCACCGAGGTCCTGCTGCTCACCCGACCCGAGGTGATCCAGGGCATCCACGAGTCGTTCCTCGAAGCGGGCAGCGACGCGGTCGAGACCGACTCGTTCAACGCCCAGCTCCACACCATGGAAGACCAGGACCTGGTCGACGAGGTGTACAAGCTCAACGTCCTCGCCGCCCAGGTCGCCCGCAAGGCCTGCGACAAATACGCCACACCCGAACGCCCCAAGTTCGTCGTCGGCTCGATGGGCCCGGGCACCAAACTCGTCACCCTCGGCAACATCGGCTGGGACGAGATGCTCAAGTCCTACGAAGAGCAGGTCCGCGGCCTGCTCGACGGCGGCGCCGACGTTTTATTGCTCGAAACCGCGCAGGACATCCTGCAGGTCAAATGTGCCCTCAACGCGGCGCTCAACGTGCTGGAAGAAAAAGGCCTGAAGCCCGACACCGGCACGCCCGAAAGCATCGCCGACGAAACCTCCATCCCAATCATGGTGCAGGTCACCATCGAGCAGTTCGGCACCACGCTCGTCGGCACCGACATGGCGGGCGTCGTTGCGGCGTTGCGTGACTACCCGATCTACTCGCTGGGCATGAACTGCGCGACCGGCCCGGTCGAGATGGCCGAGCACGTCAACTACCTCGCCAAGAACTGGGACCGCGGCATCAGCCTGCTGCCCAACGCGGGTCTGCCCACGCTGGTCGAGGGCAAGACGATCTTCCCGCTGCAGCCCGAGCCGTTCGCCGAGAAGATGGCCGACTTCGTGAAGACCGCCGGACTCAACGTCGTTGGCGGATGCTGCGGCACCACGCCCGGCCACATCAAGGCCCTCACCGAACACGTCGGCCTCGACACCCCGCCCGCCGAGGTCGAGAAGAAGCCCTGGAAGCCTCAGATCGCCTCACTCATGGGCGCGGTCGAGTACCGCCAGGACAACTCGATCCTCAACGTCGGCGAGCGCACCAACGCCTCGGGCTCGCGCAAGTTCAAACGCCTGCTCGAAGAGGAAAACTGGGACGAGATCATGTCGCTGGCCAAGGAGATGGTCCGCGAAGGTTCGCACGTGATCGACGTCAACGTCGACTACGCCGGGCGTGACAACGTCGCGGACATGCAGAAAATCGTCGGCCTGCTCGTGCAGCAGGTCAACGCCCCGCTCATGCTCGACTCGACCCAACCCGCCACCATCGAAGCGGGCCTCAAGGCCGCGGGCGGCAAATGCCTCATTAACTCCGGCAACCTCGAAGACGGCGAAGAGAAGTTCGCCGTGATGTGCAACCTCGCCAAGCAGTACGGCGCAGGCCTCGTGCTCGGCTGCATCGACGAAGACCCCGAAGAAGCAATGGCGCGGACGCGCGAGCGCAAGCTGTCGATCGCCGAGCGGATGCACAAGCTCGCCACCGAGAAGTACGGCCTCAAAGAAGAAGACCTGATGTTCGACCCGTTGGTCCTGCCGGTCTCCACCGGCATGGAGCAGGACAAACACTCGGGCCTCGAAACCATCGAAGGCACCCGCCTCATCAGCGAGCGCTTCCCCAACTGCCAGATCACCTGCGGCCTGTCGAACATCAGCTTCGGCCTCAAGCCCGCGGCCCGGCAGGTGCTCAACAGCGTGTTCCTCTACGAACTGGTCCAGGCCGGCATGACCAGCGCGATCCTGCACGTCAGCAAGATCCTGCCCAAAAACCGCATCCCTGAAGAGCAGTGGGACGCAGCGCTGGATGTGCTCTATGCCCGGGACGCCGCGTCGCCCGTCACGCTCGAAGACGGCAGCGAGACCACCGACCCGCTGCAGATCTTCATCAACCTGTATCCCGACGGAGCCGAAGTGCAGTCGACCAAGGTCGATCTCGCCGACCTCCCACTGGAAGAACGGCTGCGCAAGCACATCATCGACGGCGAAAAGCAGGGCCTCGAAGAAACCCTCGACGAAGCCCGTGAGAAATACCCCCCGCTGGACATCGTCAACGACCACCTTCTCGACGGCATGCGCGTCGTGGGCGACCTGTTCGGCAGCGGCCAGATGCAGCTGCCGTTCGTGCTGCAGTCCGCCCAGGTCATGAAGGCCGCCGTGGCCTGCCTCGAACCCTACATGGAAAAAACAGACGACGCGGGTAAGGGCACCATGCTGCTCGCCACCGTCCGCGGCGACGTCCACGACATCGGGAAGAACCTCGTCGACATCATCCTGACCAACAACGGCTACACCGTGCACAACATCGGCATCAAGGTGCCGATCAACGAGATCGTCGCCAAGTACCACGAGACCAAGCCTGACGCGATCGGCTTGTCGGGCCTGCTCGTGAAGTCCGTCAACGTGATGGAAGAAAACCTCAAGGAACTTAACAGCCTCGGCATCCAGGTCCCCATGATCCTCGGCGGCGCTGCGCTGCAACGCTCCTACTGCGAAGGCCACCTCCGCGACACCTACGAAGGCAAGACCTACCACGGCACCGACGCCTTCGAAGGCCTTCGCCTCATGGACTACGTCTGCGCCAACCGCTTCGACGAACTCGAAGCCGAGATCGAAGAACGTAAGACCAAGCGTGAGGTGAAAGAAGAAAAGGTCGCCGAGCTCCAGGCCCGAGCCGACGAGCGCAAGGCCGCCGACGGCGGTGTCGCCACCCTCCCTGCCCGCTCCGACACCAAGATCCTCGACGACGTCCCCACGCCGCCCTTCTACGGCAGCCGGGTCGTCGAAGACATCGACCTCGACCAGATCTACCCCTACGTCAACGAGACCGCCCTCTTTAAGACTCAATGGCAGTTCGTCCGTGGCAGCAAGTCCTCGGCCGAGTACGACGCCCAGCTCGAAGACGAGGTCCGCCCGATCTTCGACCGCTACAAGCGGGACATGAAAGCGCAGAACATCCTGCAGGGCAAAGTGGTTTATGGCTTCTGGCCGTGTAACGCCGACGGCGATGACCTGGTGATCTACGACCCCGAAGACCACGACAAGGAAATCGAACGCTTCACCAACTTCCCCCGCCAACACGAGCGCAAACGCCTGTGCATCTCCGACTTCTTCCTGCCCGTGGACTCGGGCAAGAAGGATGTGCTACCGCTGCAGTGCGTCACCATGGGCCAAGAGATCAGCCGCGTCGCCAAGGAGTACTTCGACGCCGACAACTACACCGAGTACCTCTACGCTCACGGCATGGGCGTCGAATGCGCCGAGGCCCTCGCCGAACTGTGGCACAAACGCATCCGCGCCGAGCTGGGCATCGGCAACGACGACAGCCCGAAGATCAAACAACTCTTCACTCAGAAGTATCGCGGCAGTCGCTACAGCTTCGGCTACCCCTCGTGTCCGGAAATGCAGGACCAGGAAATCCTCTTCCGCCTCCTCAAGCCCGAACGCATCGGCTGCGAACTCACCGAGAACTGGCAGATCGACCCCGAGCAATCCACGAGCGCCATCGTCGTCCACCACCCGGATGCGAAGTACTTCAATCTTTAG
- a CDS encoding Ig-like domain-containing protein, whose amino-acid sequence MPQFEAMEPRVLFNASPYADQDNISIINDNGAAVVLDLLSNDTDADGDPLRIESITDPQFATAEIINDGQNVRFTPQVGQTDLDFFIYTLSDGNGGTNIAYVVLDITLAAGSNNTPYADQDAFNVENNGTPIALDVLANDSDPDGDPLFVSAILEVQSGSVEIVNGNTVYTPATGFTGQDFYVYELSDGRGGTDIAYSVIQVAPGTANATPYANPDDVIVDQGLGEIVIDVTLNDSDDDGDNLSASQILLAPGAGSARIENGLVYYTAPDGILGDDPFIVQITDGRGGFDSANVNITLRNTPPTAVDDTLTLEQDSGTASVGVLANDSDPGGDAISIDSVTQGANGSVAISGSDLLYTPQAGFSGADSFTYTIIDANGATATANVAVTVEAVNRGTLALGGSSFDVVETDAQVVIPVRRTGGSDGRVEADFVVIDGTALAGADYVAASGTVVFEDGQTVAEIRIDLINDTDIEGTESFGVSLDRVGGGAGLGAPRTALINIEDDEQPIVGNGLLGEYFDNQNFTNIALRRNDPTINFNWGGGSPDPVLGADTFSIRWTGQVQAEFTETYTFRTVSDDGVRLKVNGQTVIDKFILQGATSHTGSIDLVAGEKVDIEIEYFEAGGAAVMELFWSSASQVEELVPTAALFSETAVPVEQLTRLETEVVVSGLSQPTAIEFTADGTMFILQKDGRVYTVAPGGSTPTLFVDHRAAVNNVRDRGALGLALHPDFPNTPYIYMAYTYDPPETVGQSGLAAPDQFGNRGARVSRFTADASTGYTTAVAGSELVILGTNSTWDNIVRPDLDSTGNFSLPPSGYDENGDPIRDFIATDSQSHTIGGLDFGLDGSLYVTIGDGTSYGNVDPRTTRVQDIDNLSGKVLRVDPLTGQGLSDNPFYDGDPDSNRSKVYAFGLRNPYRNAINPNTGELYIGDVGWNRWEEINVASAPVGLGGAGGGENFGWPYYEGGNGVSLQQVTGYQNLSEAQAFYASNPDVTAPFWAKSHSDGARAIILGDFNTGSTYTGYENALFFLDYQKPTIQAALFNADGTFDREVTAADTPGNVVEMTMGVDGFMYWVDLNGNVGRLTFPSV is encoded by the coding sequence ATGCCGCAGTTTGAAGCGATGGAGCCGAGGGTGTTGTTCAACGCCTCACCCTACGCCGACCAGGACAACATCAGCATCATCAACGACAACGGCGCGGCGGTGGTGCTCGACCTCTTGAGCAACGACACCGACGCGGATGGCGACCCGCTGCGTATCGAATCAATCACCGACCCGCAGTTCGCCACCGCCGAGATCATCAACGACGGCCAGAACGTGCGGTTCACCCCGCAGGTCGGCCAGACCGATCTGGACTTCTTCATCTACACGCTGTCCGACGGCAACGGCGGGACCAACATCGCCTACGTCGTCCTCGACATCACGCTCGCGGCGGGATCGAACAACACGCCCTACGCCGACCAGGACGCGTTCAACGTCGAGAACAACGGCACGCCAATCGCGCTGGACGTGCTCGCCAACGACTCGGACCCGGACGGCGACCCGCTGTTCGTCTCGGCCATCCTCGAGGTGCAAAGCGGCTCGGTCGAGATTGTCAACGGCAACACCGTCTACACCCCCGCGACCGGATTCACCGGGCAGGACTTCTATGTCTACGAACTGTCCGACGGCCGCGGCGGTACCGACATCGCCTACTCGGTGATCCAGGTCGCTCCCGGCACGGCCAACGCCACGCCGTATGCCAACCCCGACGATGTGATCGTCGACCAGGGCCTTGGCGAGATCGTCATCGACGTCACCCTCAACGACAGCGACGACGACGGCGACAACCTGTCCGCCTCGCAGATCCTCCTCGCACCAGGCGCGGGCTCGGCCCGCATCGAGAACGGTCTGGTCTACTACACCGCGCCGGATGGCATCCTCGGCGACGACCCGTTCATCGTGCAGATCACCGACGGCCGGGGCGGGTTCGACTCGGCCAACGTCAACATCACCCTCCGCAACACCCCGCCCACCGCCGTGGACGACACGCTCACCCTTGAGCAGGACTCGGGCACCGCGTCGGTCGGCGTGCTGGCCAACGACTCGGACCCCGGCGGCGATGCGATCTCGATCGACTCGGTCACGCAAGGTGCAAACGGCTCAGTCGCCATCAGCGGCTCTGACCTGCTCTACACCCCGCAAGCGGGCTTCAGCGGAGCGGACAGCTTCACCTATACGATCATCGACGCCAACGGCGCGACCGCCACGGCCAACGTCGCGGTGACCGTCGAGGCCGTGAACCGTGGCACGCTTGCCCTCGGCGGATCGAGCTTTGACGTCGTAGAAACCGACGCCCAGGTGGTCATCCCCGTCCGGCGCACCGGCGGATCGGACGGGCGGGTCGAAGCCGACTTCGTCGTGATCGACGGCACCGCGCTGGCGGGCGCGGACTACGTCGCGGCCTCGGGCACCGTGGTGTTTGAAGACGGACAGACCGTCGCCGAAATCCGCATCGACCTGATCAACGACACCGACATCGAGGGCACCGAGTCCTTCGGCGTGTCGCTCGACCGCGTCGGCGGCGGAGCGGGGCTCGGCGCACCACGCACGGCCCTGATCAACATCGAAGACGATGAACAGCCCATCGTCGGCAACGGCCTGCTGGGCGAGTACTTCGACAACCAGAACTTCACCAACATCGCGCTGCGTCGCAACGACCCGACGATCAACTTCAACTGGGGCGGCGGCTCGCCCGACCCGGTGCTCGGGGCCGACACGTTCAGCATCCGCTGGACGGGCCAGGTCCAGGCCGAGTTCACCGAGACCTACACCTTCCGCACCGTGAGCGACGACGGCGTCCGCCTGAAGGTCAACGGCCAAACCGTCATTGACAAGTTCATCCTACAAGGGGCGACCTCGCACACCGGCTCGATCGATCTCGTGGCGGGCGAGAAGGTTGACATCGAGATCGAATACTTCGAGGCCGGCGGCGCCGCGGTGATGGAGCTGTTCTGGTCGAGCGCCAGCCAGGTGGAAGAGCTCGTCCCGACCGCAGCGCTCTTTAGCGAGACGGCGGTGCCGGTCGAGCAGTTGACCAGGCTAGAAACCGAGGTCGTCGTGTCCGGGCTGAGCCAGCCCACCGCGATCGAGTTCACCGCCGACGGCACCATGTTCATCCTGCAGAAGGACGGCCGGGTCTACACCGTGGCCCCGGGCGGCTCGACGCCGACGCTGTTCGTCGACCACCGCGCCGCGGTGAACAACGTGCGGGACCGCGGGGCGCTGGGCCTGGCGCTCCACCCCGACTTCCCGAACACGCCCTACATCTACATGGCCTACACCTATGACCCGCCCGAGACCGTCGGGCAGTCCGGCTTGGCCGCGCCGGATCAGTTCGGCAACCGCGGCGCCCGCGTCAGCCGGTTCACCGCCGACGCCAGCACCGGCTACACCACCGCCGTCGCGGGCAGCGAACTCGTGATCCTCGGCACCAACTCAACCTGGGACAACATCGTCCGGCCCGACCTCGACTCCACCGGAAACTTCAGCCTGCCCCCGTCCGGCTACGACGAAAACGGCGACCCCATCCGCGACTTCATCGCCACCGACAGCCAGAGCCACACCATCGGCGGCCTGGACTTCGGCCTCGACGGCAGCCTCTACGTCACCATCGGCGACGGCACGTCCTACGGCAACGTCGACCCACGCACCACCCGCGTCCAGGACATCGATAACCTCTCGGGCAAGGTCCTCCGCGTCGATCCGCTTACCGGCCAGGGCCTGAGCGACAACCCGTTCTACGATGGCGACCCCGACAGCAACCGCTCGAAGGTCTACGCCTTCGGCCTGCGTAACCCCTACCGCAACGCCATCAACCCCAACACCGGCGAGCTCTACATCGGCGACGTCGGCTGGAACCGCTGGGAAGAAATCAACGTCGCTTCGGCTCCGGTCGGCCTCGGCGGCGCGGGCGGCGGCGAGAACTTCGGCTGGCCGTACTACGAGGGCGGCAACGGGGTGAGCCTGCAGCAGGTCACCGGCTACCAGAACCTCAGCGAGGCCCAGGCCTTCTACGCCTCCAACCCCGATGTCACCGCGCCGTTCTGGGCCAAGTCCCACAGCGACGGCGCCCGAGCCATCATCCTGGGCGACTTCAACACCGGCAGCACCTACACCGGCTACGAAAACGCCTTGTTCTTCCTCGACTACCAGAAGCCCACCATCCAGGCTGCGCTGTTCAACGCCGACGGCACGTTTGACCGCGAGGTGACCGCCGCCGACACCCCCGGCAACGTGGTCGAGATGACCATGGGCGTGGACGGCTTCATGTACTGGGTCGACCTCAACGGCAACGTCGGCCGACTCACCTTCCCGTCGGTTTAA
- a CDS encoding DUF2959 family protein, with protein MLFTARNVGVLVVMAGLLVGSGCTSTYVAAWKQLGWESRDLLVDQVQDTRSRQEAAKVEFTSALDQFRATYEFDGGELEDAYKKLQKSYDRCYAQADDFRDEIGGVKRLGAVFFKEWESDIEEQTVPEYKKAMIKQRDDTQASFDAMVAKMDEAADKMDPVLESFKGRVIFLKSSLNAQALATLQENADELVDGIEALIAEMNQSIAEADEFIAAMGAG; from the coding sequence ATGTTATTCACAGCTCGAAACGTTGGTGTGTTGGTGGTGATGGCGGGGTTGCTGGTGGGCAGCGGTTGCACCTCAACCTACGTCGCGGCGTGGAAACAGCTCGGCTGGGAGTCGCGTGATCTGCTGGTCGATCAGGTGCAGGACACCCGCTCTCGACAAGAAGCGGCCAAGGTGGAGTTCACCAGCGCGTTGGATCAGTTCCGCGCGACGTATGAATTTGATGGCGGCGAACTCGAAGACGCGTACAAGAAACTGCAGAAGAGCTATGACCGCTGCTACGCCCAGGCGGACGACTTCCGCGACGAGATCGGCGGGGTCAAACGACTGGGTGCCGTGTTCTTCAAGGAGTGGGAAAGCGACATCGAGGAGCAGACCGTCCCCGAATACAAGAAGGCCATGATCAAGCAGCGTGACGACACCCAGGCGTCCTTCGATGCGATGGTCGCCAAGATGGACGAGGCGGCCGACAAGATGGACCCGGTGCTCGAGAGTTTTAAGGGGCGGGTGATCTTCCTCAAGAGTTCGCTCAACGCTCAGGCTTTGGCGACGCTGCAAGAAAACGCGGATGAGCTGGTCGACGGCATCGAGGCGTTGATCGCCGAGATGAACCAGAGCATCGCCGAGGCGGACGAATTCATCGCGGCGATGGGCGCGGGCTGA
- a CDS encoding fructosamine kinase family protein translates to MNPDTQRQIERELGASVTQRSAVGGGDINQAAAWELSDGRGVFVKTNTNAGTLPGLFEAEAAGLDALRNAAGALGVPEVLAVGRDYLVLELIDIGGKSADFEEKLGHGLAQLHQRSQRDEGFGFEADNYLGRLPQGNTMSEGYITFWRERRLLPLIERLSAYPQVVDRGRRLADRLEDVLAGSDEPPVLIHGDLWSGNACADRDGRVWIYDPACSYTNREVEFGMTRLFGFGSRFEAAYREVWPLQDGWERRVEIYRLHHLLSHLWHFGGGYESQCRALLDRLV, encoded by the coding sequence GTGAACCCCGACACCCAGCGCCAGATCGAGCGTGAGCTGGGCGCAAGCGTGACCCAGCGTTCTGCGGTTGGTGGCGGCGATATCAATCAGGCCGCGGCGTGGGAGCTCAGCGATGGGCGCGGGGTGTTCGTGAAGACCAATACGAATGCGGGGACGCTTCCGGGCTTGTTCGAAGCGGAGGCGGCGGGGTTGGATGCGTTGAGAAACGCGGCCGGGGCGCTCGGAGTCCCCGAGGTGTTGGCGGTGGGGCGGGATTATCTGGTGCTGGAGTTAATCGACATCGGGGGGAAGTCGGCCGATTTCGAGGAGAAGCTCGGACACGGATTGGCACAGTTGCACCAGCGATCACAGCGTGACGAGGGTTTTGGTTTCGAAGCCGACAATTACCTTGGGCGGCTGCCCCAGGGCAACACGATGTCGGAAGGTTACATCACGTTCTGGCGTGAGCGTCGGCTGTTGCCTTTGATCGAGCGTTTGTCGGCCTATCCGCAGGTGGTTGATCGGGGGCGGCGTTTGGCGGATCGGTTGGAAGACGTCTTGGCCGGTTCGGATGAGCCCCCGGTGTTGATCCACGGCGATTTGTGGTCGGGCAACGCGTGTGCCGACCGCGACGGCCGGGTGTGGATCTACGACCCGGCGTGCAGCTACACGAACCGCGAAGTCGAGTTCGGCATGACCCGGCTGTTTGGCTTCGGGTCGCGCTTCGAGGCGGCGTATCGGGAAGTCTGGCCGCTTCAGGACGGCTGGGAGCGGCGCGTCGAGATCTACCGCCTCCACCACCTGCTCAGCCACCTCTGGCACTTCGGCGGCGGATATGAATCGCAGTGTCGGGCGTTACTCGACCGGCTGGTATGA
- a CDS encoding low molecular weight protein-tyrosine-phosphatase, translating into MTQDSKSVLFVCMGNICRSPTGEGVFQGLVDERGLSRDIVVDSAGTIGYHTGNPADQRMQTAAEKRGYRLTSRARKVTQNDIESFTLIVAMDRANYDDLAAMTINDEQLGRIKMLGEFLPGVSWSDRDEVRSVPDPYYGGAAGFEEVLDMIESACPAILEHLTGESDAA; encoded by the coding sequence ATGACTCAGGATTCCAAGAGCGTGCTGTTTGTGTGCATGGGCAACATCTGCCGATCGCCCACGGGCGAGGGGGTGTTCCAGGGGCTGGTCGATGAGCGTGGGCTTAGCCGGGACATCGTCGTCGACTCGGCGGGCACGATCGGCTATCACACGGGCAACCCCGCCGACCAACGCATGCAGACGGCGGCGGAGAAGCGGGGCTACCGTCTGACGAGCAGAGCCCGCAAGGTCACGCAGAACGACATCGAGTCGTTCACGCTGATCGTCGCGATGGACCGGGCGAACTACGACGACCTCGCGGCCATGACGATCAACGACGAGCAGCTCGGCCGGATCAAAATGCTGGGCGAGTTCTTGCCGGGCGTGTCTTGGAGCGACCGCGACGAAGTGCGCAGCGTGCCCGACCCGTACTACGGCGGGGCGGCGGGCTTCGAGGAAGTGCTCGACATGATCGAGTCGGCCTGCCCGGCGATCCTTGAACACCTCACCGGCGAAAGCGACGCCGCGTGA